A portion of the Saccharomyces paradoxus chromosome XV, complete sequence genome contains these proteins:
- the RPB10 gene encoding DNA-directed RNA polymerase core subunit RPB10 (RNA polymerase subunit ABC10-beta~similar to YOR210W) translates to MIVPVRCFSCGKVVGDKWESYLNLLQEDELDEGTALSRLGLKRYCCRRMILTHVDLIEKFLRYNPLEKRD, encoded by the coding sequence ATGATTGTCCCAGTTAGATGTTTCTCCTGCGGTAAAGTTGTTGGTGACAAGTGGGAAAGTTACTTAAACTTGTTGCAAGAAGATGAGCTAGATGAAGGTACCGCATTGTCAAGATTAGGTCTAAAAAGATACTGTTGCAGAAGAATGATTCTAACTCACGTCGACcttattgaaaagtttttaaGATACAACCCattagaaaaaagagattaG